CGCGTGACCTCGCGCAGCACCACCGCATCCGGGCCGCCCTCGCGCGCGAGCTCGACGCCCGCCTGGATGAGGGAGCGGCGCAGGTCGCCGTGGCGGTAGGTCGCGCGCGCGGTGCTCATGACGCTCGTGGCCCTCCTCGATCGGGTCGCGTCGCCGTCGACGCTCGATGTGGACAGTGTACACATGGTCTGCGGGGTGCCCGTGGGTCCGCCATCATCGGATGGTGACCGCGCAGCCCGAGGCGACCCGCGAGGACGAGAACGTCCGCGACCGGCTGCCGCGCGCGCTGCGCCCCTTCCGGTTCGGACAATACCGGCTGCTGGCCGTCGCCCTGACGCTCTCGCTCTTCGGCGCGGGGGTGTGGCTCATCGCGGTCGTCTTCCAGATCCGCGCGACGGGCGGCGGCCCCGTCGAGGTGTCGTTCGTCGCGACGGCGAACGCGATCGGCCTTTTGCTCGCGGTGCTCGTGGGCGGGGCGGTCGCCGACCGCGTGCCGCAGAAGCTCATCCTGCTGACGGTCGAGATCGTCAAGGGCGTGCTCGTGACGGCGGTCGCGGCGCTCGCGTTCACGGGCGGCCTCGAGGTGTGGCACCTCGCCCTCGTCGGCCTCGTGCTCGGCGTCGCCGACGGCTTCTTCATGCCCGCCTACTCGGCGATGCTGCCAGCGATCCTGCCCGAGCAGCAGCTGCTCGCCGCCAACGGCTTCGAGGGGATGCTGCGCCCCGCGATCCTGCAGGCCGGCGGCCCCGCGGTCGCGGCCGGTCTCATCGCGCTGTGGTCGCCCGCCGCCGCCTTCGCGATCATCGCCGTGACGCAGCTCGGGGCGATCGCCCTGCTCGTGGTGCTGCGCCGCACGGCCGTGCGCCGCGAGGTGCCGAGCGAGCGGCATCCGGCGATCGAGCTACTCGTCGACGTGCGCGACGGCTTCCGCTACCTCGTGCGCACCCCGTGGCTCTTCGCGACCCTCGTCTTCTCGTGCGCGCTCGTGCTGCTCATCATGGGCCCGTTCGAGGTGCTGCTGCCGTTCGCCGTGACCGAGCAGACGGGCGGCGACGCGGGCAGCTACGCGCTCGTGCTCGTCGCCTTCGGCGTCGGCGGTGCGGTTGCGGCGATCGCCGTCGCGTCGTGGCGCCTGCCGCGGCGCTACCTCACGACGATGACGCTCGCGTGGGGCTTCGGATGCCTCCCGCTGCTGCTCGTGGCGTTCACGAGCTCGCTGTGGGTCATGGTGATCGCGGCGTTCGCGGTCGGCATGGTGTTCTCGGGTGCGGGCGTCATCTGGGGCACGCTTCTGCAGCGCCGCGTGCCGCCCGCGATGCTCGGGCGCGTGTCGAGCCTCGACTTCTTCGTGTCGCTCGCCCTCATGCCCGTCTCGACGGCCGTCGCGGGCCCGCTCGGCGAGGCGATCGGCTACGGCCCCGTCTTCGTCGTCGCCGCCGTCGTGCCGCCCGTGCTCGCCGTCGTCGCGGTGCTCGCGGCCCGCATGCCCCGCGACGAGCTCGCCCACCCCCTCGACGCCTGACAATGGACTCGTGACGATCCCCACCCTCCGCGCCGACCTCGAGGCCGCCCGCTACCGCGTCGATCGGCTCGACGAGCTGTGGGGCGCCGCGGCGGGGGCGGCTCTGCAGCGCGGCAACCGCGTGCCGGCCTCGCGAGCCCTCGCGGCATCCGCCGATCCCGCGGCCCTGCTCGCGCGCCTCTTCGTGCTCGGCGAGAGTGCGGATGACGCCGAGCTCGCCGCCGCCCTCCCGACCCTCGGCATCGCGGGAGCCGTCGAGCTCGGGCTCGTGACCGTCGACGGCGACCGCGTGCACCCCCTGCTCGACCTGCGCCCCTACGCCTTCGTCGATCCGCACGGCGCGGGGGAGTGGTGGATCGCCTCCGACCTCGGCGAGCTCGCGACGGGCGCCGCGCTCCGCGTCGACCACGTGCTCGGTGTCGGCGGCGCCTCGACGACGCTCGCCTCGCTGCAGTTCCCCGACGACGTCGAGAGCGTGCTCGACCTCGGAACCGGATGCGGCATCCAGGCCCTCCACGCCCGTCGCTTCGCGAAGCACGTCGTCGCGACCGACATCTCGCGGCGCGCCCTGGACTACGCGCGCCTCAACGCCGAGCTCAACGGCGTCGACGGCATCGAGTTCCGCCTCGGCAGCCTCTACGAGCCCGTCGCGGGCGAGCGCTTCGACCGCATCGTCTCCAACCCGCCCTTCGTCATCACGCCGCGCACGCCGGGCGTGCCCGAGTACGAGTACCGCGACGGAGGCCTCGAGGGCGACGCGCTCGTCGCATCCGTCGTCGCGGGCGCCGCCGAGCACCTCGTGCCGGGCGGCACGGCGCAACTGCTCGGCAACTGGGAGTACCGCTGGAACGCCGACGGTCTCGAGCGCGCGGCCGACTGGGCGACGGACGCGGGACTCGACGTGTGGGTCATCGAGCGCGACCTGCTCGACCCCGCCCGCTACGCCGAGACCTGGATCCGCGACGGCGGAACGCGCGCAGGCACCGCCGAGTTCGAGCGGATGTGCGCCGCCTGGCTCGACGACTTCGCACGTCGCGAGGTGGCGCAGGTGGGATTCGGCTACCTCGTGCTGCGCGCCCCCGACGGCACGGTGCCGTTCCGCCGTGCCGAGCGCGCGAGCGCCCCGCTCGACGGCGTCGCGGGCATCGGGGCGCACCTGTCGACCGCGCTCGCGGCGCGCGACCGGGTCGCCGCGCTCGATGACGACGCCCTTCTGGCGATCGAGCTCACGGTCGCCCCCGACGTCACCGAGGAGCGGAGCCACTGGCCGGGCGAGCCCGACCCCTCTGTCATCGTGCTGCGGCAGGGCGGCGGCCTGCGCCGCGAGCTCAAGGTCGACGCGGCGCTCGCGGCCGTCGTGGGCGCGTGCGACGGCGAGCTGCCGCTCGGCGCCATCGTGGGCGCGGTCGCCCAGCTGCTCGACGTGGATCCGGATGCGATGCGCCCCGCGATCCTCGTGGAGCTCCGGGAGCTCGTCGCCGACGGATTCCTGCTGCCTCCCGGCGCCTGAAGCGGATGCCGGGCGCGCTGACAGTCGCGTCCCAGCCCTCGCCCAGCCCGCATCCGTACCGTGAGCGACGGAGGCACTTTCATGGGATTCCTGGATCGGCTGTTCGGCAGCGGAGAAGACCAGGCGCGCGCCGTCCAGCCGGCTCCGTCCGCGGCGCGCACCGACGACGAGCGGGCGGTCGAGCGCTACCGCTACCTCATCCGCACGGCTCCGCCCGAGACGATCGAGCAGGTGCACGCGGAGGCGTTCTCCCGCCTCACCGACGGCCAGCGCGCCCTCATCTACGAGGAGCTGAGCCGCGGCGCCGGCACGGGCGAGCGTCCCCTGTCGAGCGAGCCCGCCACCCTCGCTCGCGCCGCGACGCGCGCCGAGATGCGTC
The Protaetiibacter sp. SSC-01 genome window above contains:
- a CDS encoding MFS transporter, whose amino-acid sequence is MTAQPEATREDENVRDRLPRALRPFRFGQYRLLAVALTLSLFGAGVWLIAVVFQIRATGGGPVEVSFVATANAIGLLLAVLVGGAVADRVPQKLILLTVEIVKGVLVTAVAALAFTGGLEVWHLALVGLVLGVADGFFMPAYSAMLPAILPEQQLLAANGFEGMLRPAILQAGGPAVAAGLIALWSPAAAFAIIAVTQLGAIALLVVLRRTAVRREVPSERHPAIELLVDVRDGFRYLVRTPWLFATLVFSCALVLLIMGPFEVLLPFAVTEQTGGDAGSYALVLVAFGVGGAVAAIAVASWRLPRRYLTTMTLAWGFGCLPLLLVAFTSSLWVMVIAAFAVGMVFSGAGVIWGTLLQRRVPPAMLGRVSSLDFFVSLALMPVSTAVAGPLGEAIGYGPVFVVAAVVPPVLAVVAVLAARMPRDELAHPLDA
- a CDS encoding class I SAM-dependent methyltransferase, which codes for MTIPTLRADLEAARYRVDRLDELWGAAAGAALQRGNRVPASRALAASADPAALLARLFVLGESADDAELAAALPTLGIAGAVELGLVTVDGDRVHPLLDLRPYAFVDPHGAGEWWIASDLGELATGAALRVDHVLGVGGASTTLASLQFPDDVESVLDLGTGCGIQALHARRFAKHVVATDISRRALDYARLNAELNGVDGIEFRLGSLYEPVAGERFDRIVSNPPFVITPRTPGVPEYEYRDGGLEGDALVASVVAGAAEHLVPGGTAQLLGNWEYRWNADGLERAADWATDAGLDVWVIERDLLDPARYAETWIRDGGTRAGTAEFERMCAAWLDDFARREVAQVGFGYLVLRAPDGTVPFRRAERASAPLDGVAGIGAHLSTALAARDRVAALDDDALLAIELTVAPDVTEERSHWPGEPDPSVIVLRQGGGLRRELKVDAALAAVVGACDGELPLGAIVGAVAQLLDVDPDAMRPAILVELRELVADGFLLPPGA